From the Leptotrichia sp. oral taxon 223 genome, the window AGTTTGCCGGTGAGGATAAGGTCATACAAAGAAGAATCAACGGACAGCTTACCGTTTTATCAAGAAGCTATAACCTCTATTCCGATGTGCAGAGAGCAGACGATATTGTGGTAACACTTCCGGCAGAAGCAGGCGAAAAGAACTTTGCCTTTGAGGAAAAAGTAAAGCTCATCAATCCCCGTATCAAAGCAGAGGGATACAAAATCGGCACACGAGGTTTTACCAATTATATTTT encodes:
- a CDS encoding YdcP family protein → MELKYVIPNMEKTFGNLEFAGEDKVIQRRINGQLTVLSRSYNLYSDVQRADDIVVTLPAEAGEKNFAFEEKVKLINPRIKAEGYKIGTRGFTNYILEADDMIKA